Proteins from a genomic interval of Ictalurus furcatus strain D&B chromosome 2, Billie_1.0, whole genome shotgun sequence:
- the anxa14 gene encoding annexin A2 isoform X3, which yields MTAMMSWGGLGSLRPFPAFHPERDVTDLDAAIEKKDVSTLVRILTNRSNTQRQSLAQTYRSLTEQDLRARLKKVLEGGLETLMLGLMMTPEHFEAQRLKQAMEGLGTDEETILEIMCIRSPEQLSDIAAEYSKVIQHESRPGLDQDVQVICKELNKKKADVTQWLHILTMRDPDHLRNVLIHLETERGQPFTADIEKHFGGILSRDIKLGLQVLVRSIEDPYLYLAQRIQTMKDKFKGDIQQILLALCCSED from the exons ATGACGGCAATG aTGAGCTGGGGTGGTCTGGGATCTCTTCGTCCTTTCCCAGCATTCCATCCGGAGAGGGACGTGACTGACCTTGATGCTGCCATTGAAAAGAAAG ATGTGAGCACTCTGGTGAGGATTCTGACGAACCGCAGTAACACTCAGAGACAGAGCCTCGCTCAGACCTACCGCTCGCTCACTGAACAA GACCTCCGAGCGAGGCTGAAGAAGGTTCTGGAAGGAGGTTTAGAGACGTTGATGCTAGGTCTGATGATGACACCGGAACATTTTGAAGCACAACGTCTGAAACAAGCCATGGAG ggtctGGGTACAGATGAAGAAACCATTCTAGAGATCATGTGTATTAGGTCACCAGAGCAGCTTTCTGACATCGCAGCAGAGTACAGTAAAG TCATACAGCATGAGTCAAGACCAGGATTGGACCAGGATGTTCAA GTTATATGCAAAGAGCTCAACAAAAAGAAGGCAGATGTGACACAGTGGCTCCATATCCTGACCATGAGAGATCCAGACCATCTCAGAAATG TGCTGATTCATTTGGAAACTGAACGAGGCCAGCCTTTTACTGCAGATATAGAGAAACACTTTGGTGGAATCCTCTCCAGAGATATCAAACTGGGCTTACAGGTCCTCG TGCGCTCCATCGAGGACCCATATCTTTACTTGGCCCAGAGAATCCAGACTATGAAG GACAAGTTCAAAGGGGACATCCAGCAGATTTTGCTAGCACTATGTTGTTCTGAAGACTAA
- the anxa14 gene encoding annexin A2 isoform X1 has protein sequence MTAMMSWGGLGSLRPFPAFHPERDVTDLDAAIEKKDVSTLVRILTNRSNTQRQSLAQTYRSLTEQDLRARLKKVLEGGLETLMLGLMMTPEHFEAQRLKQAMEGLGTDEETILEIMCIRSPEQLSDIAAEYSKVIQHESRPGLDQDVQVICKELNKKKADVTQWLHILTMRDPDHLRNVLIHLETERGQPFTADIEKHFGGILSRDIKLGLQVLVRSIEDPYLYLAQRIQTMKGSVVQGIIVSHSEEDLLAVRAAYKKETGRSLYTTIQVSLYYGCSLVCSSHSFLMITSTSDFTSGYYYGCIV, from the exons ATGACGGCAATG aTGAGCTGGGGTGGTCTGGGATCTCTTCGTCCTTTCCCAGCATTCCATCCGGAGAGGGACGTGACTGACCTTGATGCTGCCATTGAAAAGAAAG ATGTGAGCACTCTGGTGAGGATTCTGACGAACCGCAGTAACACTCAGAGACAGAGCCTCGCTCAGACCTACCGCTCGCTCACTGAACAA GACCTCCGAGCGAGGCTGAAGAAGGTTCTGGAAGGAGGTTTAGAGACGTTGATGCTAGGTCTGATGATGACACCGGAACATTTTGAAGCACAACGTCTGAAACAAGCCATGGAG ggtctGGGTACAGATGAAGAAACCATTCTAGAGATCATGTGTATTAGGTCACCAGAGCAGCTTTCTGACATCGCAGCAGAGTACAGTAAAG TCATACAGCATGAGTCAAGACCAGGATTGGACCAGGATGTTCAA GTTATATGCAAAGAGCTCAACAAAAAGAAGGCAGATGTGACACAGTGGCTCCATATCCTGACCATGAGAGATCCAGACCATCTCAGAAATG TGCTGATTCATTTGGAAACTGAACGAGGCCAGCCTTTTACTGCAGATATAGAGAAACACTTTGGTGGAATCCTCTCCAGAGATATCAAACTGGGCTTACAGGTCCTCG TGCGCTCCATCGAGGACCCATATCTTTACTTGGCCCAGAGAATCCAGACTATGAAG GGGTCAGTGGTGCAAGGAATAATAGTGTCTCACAGCGAGGAGGATCTCCTGGCTGTTAGAGCAGCATACAAGAAGGAAACGGGAAGATCTCTTTACACCACCATACAGGTCTCTCTCTATTATGGTTGCTCACTTGTTTGCAGTAGTCATTCATTTCTGATGATAACTTCCACCTCTGACTTCACCAGCGGTTACTACTATGGCTGTATAGTCTGA
- the anxa14 gene encoding annexin A2 isoform X2 codes for MTAMMSWGGLGSLRPFPAFHPERDVTDLDAAIEKKDVSTLVRILTNRSNTQRQSLAQTYRSLTEQDLRARLKKVLEGGLETLMLGLMMTPEHFEAQRLKQAMEGLGTDEETILEIMCIRSPEQLSDIAAEYSKVIQHESRPGLDQDVQVICKELNKKKADVTQWLHILTMRDPDHLRNVLIHLETERGQPFTADIEKHFGGILSRDIKLGLQVLVRSIEDPYLYLAQRIQTMKGSVVQGIIVSHSEEDLLAVRAAYKKETGRSLYTTIQDKFKGDIQQILLALCCSED; via the exons ATGACGGCAATG aTGAGCTGGGGTGGTCTGGGATCTCTTCGTCCTTTCCCAGCATTCCATCCGGAGAGGGACGTGACTGACCTTGATGCTGCCATTGAAAAGAAAG ATGTGAGCACTCTGGTGAGGATTCTGACGAACCGCAGTAACACTCAGAGACAGAGCCTCGCTCAGACCTACCGCTCGCTCACTGAACAA GACCTCCGAGCGAGGCTGAAGAAGGTTCTGGAAGGAGGTTTAGAGACGTTGATGCTAGGTCTGATGATGACACCGGAACATTTTGAAGCACAACGTCTGAAACAAGCCATGGAG ggtctGGGTACAGATGAAGAAACCATTCTAGAGATCATGTGTATTAGGTCACCAGAGCAGCTTTCTGACATCGCAGCAGAGTACAGTAAAG TCATACAGCATGAGTCAAGACCAGGATTGGACCAGGATGTTCAA GTTATATGCAAAGAGCTCAACAAAAAGAAGGCAGATGTGACACAGTGGCTCCATATCCTGACCATGAGAGATCCAGACCATCTCAGAAATG TGCTGATTCATTTGGAAACTGAACGAGGCCAGCCTTTTACTGCAGATATAGAGAAACACTTTGGTGGAATCCTCTCCAGAGATATCAAACTGGGCTTACAGGTCCTCG TGCGCTCCATCGAGGACCCATATCTTTACTTGGCCCAGAGAATCCAGACTATGAAG GGGTCAGTGGTGCAAGGAATAATAGTGTCTCACAGCGAGGAGGATCTCCTGGCTGTTAGAGCAGCATACAAGAAGGAAACGGGAAGATCTCTTTACACCACCATACAG GACAAGTTCAAAGGGGACATCCAGCAGATTTTGCTAGCACTATGTTGTTCTGAAGACTAA
- the LOC128624700 gene encoding uncharacterized protein LOC128624700 isoform X2, giving the protein MTNGTTIRPMNTTLLMPSQTSTTNNITPSTATPLTPNNHTPPRVMSVTTTVPINLTVTSSNRTSTITLNTTITMMPPNTTTLMSLNNSAPILMNVTSTVPSNARITKMPPNATTFFPSNNTTRPVVKNVTTTIRPLNATPVMSSNGASTIPLNTTTTVMTSRRTSTVPLNATTTVMTSRRTSTVPLNATTTVMTSRRTSTVPLNATTTVMSSRRTSTVPLNATTTVMPSRRTSTVPLNATTTVMPSRRTSTTSLPVNATHVMLSTITIPANDPITMMTPNGTTVNPWRPTSVTSTDNTTTVGTNVTMVTESSTSATISQYYNTTAAPNKTIMSPRTTQSSSLVVHPNLITCTLPVLLYLLWN; this is encoded by the coding sequence ATGACTAATGGAACAACCATAAGACCAATGAACACCACCTTGTTGATGCCATCACAAACCAGCACCACAAATAACATAACTCCATCAACTGCAACCCCATTGACGCCAAACAACCACACCCCTCCAAGGGTAATGAGTGTCACCACTACAGTTCCTATAAACCTCACTGTGACATCTTCAAATAGAACATCTACGATAACCTTGAATACTACAATCACAATGATGCCACCAAATACCACCACTTTGATGTCATTGAACAACTCCGCTCCAATACTAATGAATGTTACCTCTACAGTTCCTTCAAATGCTAGAATTACAAAGATGCCTCCAAATGCCACCACTTTCTTTCCATCAAACAACACCACAAGACCAGTGGTGAAGAATGTCACCACTACCATAAGACCTCTAAATGCCACCCCTGTGATGTCTTCAAATGGAGCATCTACAATACCTTTAAACACTACCACCACAGTGATGACTTCACGTAGAACATCTACAGTACCTTTAAATGCTACCACCACAGTGATGACTTCACGTAGAACATCTACAGTACCTTTAAATGCTACCACCACAGTGATGACTTCACGTAGAACATCTACAGTACCTTTAAATGCTACCACCACAGTGATGTCTTCCCGTAGAACATCTACAGTACCTTTAAACGCCACCACCACAGTGATGCCTTCACGTAGAACATCTACAGTACCTTTAAATGCTACCACCACAGTGATGCCTTCACGTAGAACATCTACCACCTCACTGCCAGTAAATGCCACTCATGTGATGCTATCAACCATCACAATACCTGCAAATGACCCCATCACAATGATGACACCAAATGGCACCACTGTGAATCCATGGAGGCCAACTTCTGTGACTTCCACGGACAATACGACTACAGTGGGAACAAACGTTACCATGGTGACTGAGTCATCTACATCTGCTACAATATCACAATACTACAACACTACAGCAGCTCCTAACAAAACTATCATGTCTCCTAGAACAACACAATCCAGCAGCCTTGTTGTTCACCCTAATCTGATCACCTGTACTCTGCCGGTTCTACTTTATCTACTGTGGAACTGA
- the LOC128624700 gene encoding uncharacterized protein LOC128624700 isoform X1 codes for MKLPTVLFYVLVLAVSFTIQVTNAKTFSTTKATTYSTMTNGTTIRPMNTTLLMPSQTSTTNNITPSTATPLTPNNHTPPRVMSVTTTVPINLTVTSSNRTSTITLNTTITMMPPNTTTLMSLNNSAPILMNVTSTVPSNARITKMPPNATTFFPSNNTTRPVVKNVTTTIRPLNATPVMSSNGASTIPLNTTTTVMTSRRTSTVPLNATTTVMTSRRTSTVPLNATTTVMTSRRTSTVPLNATTTVMSSRRTSTVPLNATTTVMPSRRTSTVPLNATTTVMPSRRTSTTSLPVNATHVMLSTITIPANDPITMMTPNGTTVNPWRPTSVTSTDNTTTVGTNVTMVTESSTSATISQYYNTTAAPNKTIMSPRTTQSSSLVVHPNLITCTLPVLLYLLWN; via the exons ATGAAGTTACCAACTGTGCTATTCTATGTCCTGGTCTTGGCTGTCTCCTTCACAATccag gTAACAAACGCAAAGACCTTTTCAACTACAAAGGCAACAACCTATTCCACAATGACTAATGGAACAACCATAAGACCAATGAACACCACCTTGTTGATGCCATCACAAACCAGCACCACAAATAACATAACTCCATCAACTGCAACCCCATTGACGCCAAACAACCACACCCCTCCAAGGGTAATGAGTGTCACCACTACAGTTCCTATAAACCTCACTGTGACATCTTCAAATAGAACATCTACGATAACCTTGAATACTACAATCACAATGATGCCACCAAATACCACCACTTTGATGTCATTGAACAACTCCGCTCCAATACTAATGAATGTTACCTCTACAGTTCCTTCAAATGCTAGAATTACAAAGATGCCTCCAAATGCCACCACTTTCTTTCCATCAAACAACACCACAAGACCAGTGGTGAAGAATGTCACCACTACCATAAGACCTCTAAATGCCACCCCTGTGATGTCTTCAAATGGAGCATCTACAATACCTTTAAACACTACCACCACAGTGATGACTTCACGTAGAACATCTACAGTACCTTTAAATGCTACCACCACAGTGATGACTTCACGTAGAACATCTACAGTACCTTTAAATGCTACCACCACAGTGATGACTTCACGTAGAACATCTACAGTACCTTTAAATGCTACCACCACAGTGATGTCTTCCCGTAGAACATCTACAGTACCTTTAAACGCCACCACCACAGTGATGCCTTCACGTAGAACATCTACAGTACCTTTAAATGCTACCACCACAGTGATGCCTTCACGTAGAACATCTACCACCTCACTGCCAGTAAATGCCACTCATGTGATGCTATCAACCATCACAATACCTGCAAATGACCCCATCACAATGATGACACCAAATGGCACCACTGTGAATCCATGGAGGCCAACTTCTGTGACTTCCACGGACAATACGACTACAGTGGGAACAAACGTTACCATGGTGACTGAGTCATCTACATCTGCTACAATATCACAATACTACAACACTACAGCAGCTCCTAACAAAACTATCATGTCTCCTAGAACAACACAATCCAGCAGCCTTGTTGTTCACCCTAATCTGATCACCTGTACTCTGCCGGTTCTACTTTATCTACTGTGGAACTGA
- the LOC128617466 gene encoding hepatitis A virus cellular receptor 1-like: MKLQSLGICLLALVAFSTAQDSENTMAMAEDNITTVRTDTDNTTMLPDIVTTMMPENESTTVMLEDTTTTMMPSTTTTEMPISTTTKPPTTTTKMPSTPTTTAMPSTTMTQISTIIMQSSSSTITPFTTTNVPPENSTNSTNLLNSSLGLKAVLIPYVLPVLFYLV; this comes from the exons ATGAAGTTACAAAGTTTGGGAATTTGTCTCCTGGCCCTGGTGGCTTTCTCCACAGCACAG GACTCAGAAAACACCATGGCAATGGCTGAGGACAACATCACTACTGTGAGAACAGACACTGACAACACCACCATGTTACCAGACATCGTCACCACTATGATGCCAGAGAATGAGAGTACCACAGTGATGCTGGAggacaccaccaccaccatgatgCCATCTACCACCACCACTGAAATGCCAATTTCCACCACCACAAAACCACCCACAACCACCACTAAGATGCCATCAACCCCTACCACCACAGCAATGCCATCTACCACCATGACCCAAATTAGCACCATCATCATGCAGTCTAGCTCTTCCACTATTACACCATTTACTACCACCAATGTGCCACCTGAGAACAGCACCAACAGTACCAACCTTCTCAACAGCAGTCTAGGTTTGAAAGCTGTGCTAATACCCTATGTTCTACCTGTTCTATTTTATCTGGTGTGA